Below is a window of candidate division WOR-3 bacterium DNA.
CTTTGCATGGCATGTATTACAGGCAGGGATTTCAATACTTCCTATCAAACTTACATTATCCAAATTATGACACATTTTACAATTTTTATCACTAAACTTTGCTTCCTCAGAATGTAAAAATCTATAATTCTTGGGGTGAAAAATCGTTAACTTTTCTTCTTTATCAGTATGACAGGTTGAACACAGAAAAGCTACCTTATTTTCTCTATGACAGTTTATACATTGGCTCATAACAGGATAAGCATAATTTCTCATAGAGAGAAAAACTTCTTCCTCCTTAATTTTTTCGTGACAGATTGAACAATCAAATTTTGAATGTTTCTTATGAGAAAAATTTGAAATATAAAGAGGGATTCTTTCAATTTTTTCTTTTTTTTCAGTGTGACACTGAGAGCAATTTTCTTCAATTCCGTGACACTGCGAGCATTCCTTATGTCCTGGTAAAAGGTCATCTTTTTGAAACTCAGATTCAATGGCTTTTTCATGGCAGGTTGTGCATACTATATCCATCTCTATATGTTTTTTGTGGGAAAAGTTAAAATTTTTTTGATTGATCAACAAAAATAAAATTAAAATTTTCATTTTTCGTAATTAAATTTTATACCAAAAAAACCTCTTATATCCTTTTCATAAAGAACATTTTTATAGGCTCTCAATTCAGAAGTAAATTTCAAAAAGCTTGAAAATTTATATTCAAAACCTAAA
It encodes the following:
- a CDS encoding cytochrome c3 family protein, encoding MKILILFLLINQKNFNFSHKKHIEMDIVCTTCHEKAIESEFQKDDLLPGHKECSQCHGIEENCSQCHTEKKEKIERIPLYISNFSHKKHSKFDCSICHEKIKEEEVFLSMRNYAYPVMSQCINCHRENKVAFLCSTCHTDKEEKLTIFHPKNYRFLHSEEAKFSDKNCKMCHNLDNVSLIGSIEIPACNTCHAK